In a single window of the Podospora pseudocomata strain CBS 415.72m chromosome 2 map unlocalized CBS415.72m_2, whole genome shotgun sequence genome:
- the ERG4 gene encoding C-24(28) sterol reductase (EggNog:ENOG503NUCD; COG:I; COG:T) — protein MSSGTRYSLRQTPRKKELFDGMVETPARRNTRRKNQPSIAESDAESTSASETVASMATKSVRQRGVAKFTEHVDEADEVPTAPTTPESDSSKPLLDKKVKTNGAAKKEEKIVDGWKPGMDPKVDLSGEYEFGGPWFVSVMMIGFPLLMWYMWIGAEYYDGKLPLPEAGQSWTDFGKHLYNLCYTGAFPHAKAWAIYWIFFVVEGAMYCLMPGVWAYGKPLPHKNGEQLRYYCSAYASFYTTIALVAGLHFSGIFPLYTILDEFGPLLSVSIFSGWLVSFIAYFSALYRGAQHRMSGNHIYDFFMGAELNPRMFGILDFKMFFEVRMPWYILFLLSCAAAARQWDQYGYVSGEVGFLVLAHYLYGNATSKGEELIVSSWDMYYEKWGFMLIFWNLSGVPLSYCHCTLYLANHDPSTYRWNRYFLVALYVAYLFVYWVWDTTNSQKNAFRAIEKGKLVKRKTFPQLPWQVVKNPKVIETGLGDKILADGWYGKARKIHYSCDTFFALSWGLITGFESPFPWFYGVFFTIMIAHRAWRDIHRCREKYGEAWKEYERQVPYLFIPYVF, from the exons ATGTCTTCTGGGACTAGATATTCTCTGAGGCAGACGCCGAG aaaaaaagaacTGTTTGATGGCATGGTAGAAACACCTGCTCGCCGCAACACCCGTCGCAAGAATCAGCCCTCTATCGCGGAATCCGACGCCGAGTCTACCTCAGCCTCCGAGACGGTTGCCAGCATGGCCACCAAATCTGTGCGCCAGCGTGGCGTCGCCAAGTTCACCGAGCACGTCGACGAGGCGGACGAGGTCCCTACGGCCCCTACCACCCCCGAGAGCGACTCCTCCAAgcccctcctcgacaagaaggtcaagaccAATGGcgccgccaagaaggaggagaagattgtCGACGGGTGGAAGCCCGGTATGGACCCCAAGGTTGACCTCTCGGGCGAGTACGAGTTTGGTGGGCCTTGGTTCGTGTCTGTCATGATGATCGGATTCCCTCTTCTCATGTGGTACATGTGGATCGGTGCCGAGTACTATGACGGCaagctccccctccccgaggCTGGTCAGTCCTGGACCGACTTTGGCAAGCACCTTTACAACCTCTGCTACACTGGCGCGTTCCCCCATGCCAAGGCCTGGGCCATTTACTGGATCTTTTTCGTTGTGGAGGGTGCCATGTACTGCCTGATGCCCGGTGTCTGGGCTTACGGCAAGCCCCTTCCTCACAAGAACGGCGAGCAGCTCAGGTACTACTGCTCGGCCTATGCCTCGTTctacaccaccatcgccctcgTTGCCGGCCTTCACTTTTCCGGCATCTTCCCGCTGtacaccatcctcgacgagtTTGGTCCCCTTCTCAGCGTGTCCATCTTCAGCGGCTGGCTGGTCTCGTTTATCGCCTACTTCTCGGCCCTCTACCGCGGCGCCCAGCACCGCATGTCTGGCAACCACATCTACGACTTCTTCATGGGCGCCGAGCTCAACCCCCGCATGTTTGGCATTCTCGACTTCAAGATGTTCTTTGAGGTGCGCATGCCCTGGTACATCTTGTTCCTCCTGTCGTGCGCCGCCGCGGCCCGCCAGTGGGACCAGTACGGATATGTCTCTGGAGAAGTCGGCTTCCTGGTGCTCGCTCACTACCTTTACGGCAATGCTACTTCCAAGGGCGAGGAGCTGATTGTTTCTTCATGGGACATGTACTATGAGAAGTGGGGCTTTATGTTGATCTTCTGGAACCTGTCCGGTGTTCCCCTGTCGTACTGCCACTGCACCTTGTATCTCGCCAACCATGACCCTTCGACGTACAGGTGGAATAGGTATTTCCTAGTCGCGCTCTATGTGGCGTACCTGTTTGTGTACTGGGTCTGGGACACGACCAACAGCCAGAAGAACGCCTTCAGGGCCATCGAGAAGGGCAAACTGGTGAAGCGCAAGACGTTCCCCCAGCTGCCGTGGCAGGTGGTGAAGAACCCCAAGGTTATCgagacggggttgggggacAAGATTTTGGCGGATGGGTGGTACGGCAAGGCGAGAAAGATTCACTATAGTTGTGATACGTTTTTTGCGCTGAGCTGGGGGTTGATTACTGGGTTTGAGAGCCCGTTCCCGTGGTTTTATGGGGTTTTCTTTACGATTATGATTGCGCACAGGGCGTGGAGGGATATTCACCGGTGCAGGGAGAAGTATGGGGAGGCTTGGAAGGAGTATGAGAGGCAGGTGCCTTATTTGTTTATTCCG TACGTCTTTTAA
- a CDS encoding uncharacterized protein (COG:S; EggNog:ENOG503NV2D) — protein MGETNDIEREAGVNGDSSGTTSTAASSNANILIVDNNHPDAPIREARNADEADSSPPTPRFIQDENSWKRFKWVPYPVRRWIKAGVEWTEGPAVPRRFRIEPLFPQVQQFPIVLLDRYLPNKLHRAALVLVLYVVWIVSFAFTLKNGQAVSEIAEWGRLVNIGCGSTYWIAGNGCGLDGIDCRPFDDGGFPFRCPGNCGSYQVLNPRAVGDQEVIYKPLVVGGPPADGDGPAIYRGDSFICGSAIHAGVISDATGGCGVVRLVGLQSNYNSTKRNGITSVPFDSYFPLSFTFEPDVECSSRDPRWSLLAISVVFTTVFSLFVSHPGLFFFTQFSGLFWTVGMAMDTPNYTDLASLFSREIGLYLPAMFVAWVMYDKMGIRRTLKGLTAHVEKTILWLGGAWVGSLTNYTFDFIPIQRLNSHDINQQPGARAALAIIIIVLFFAVVFQIWFFRQEARLRSHLKLYGLFAVCLIIFLLLPGQNLRIHHYILALLLLPGTSLQTRPSLLFQGLLLGLFINGIARWGFDPVLQTALALRGDAPVQSPLPVIDEPKISPNTSITFSWEAPPAPSYDGISVLVNDVERFRTYFDDGNSAPGAGSSGVVSNVTWTRPKGLVKDEPEYFRFAWVSGGTRGDYTKAGRWDGGEGWEEMKTGPSLRVRDEVGGREGQGMEEAREVMIVDLRKRGL, from the coding sequence ATGGGCGAGACAAATGATATCGAAAGAGAAGCAGGTGTGAACGGCGACTCTTCCGGTACCACGTCCACCGCTGCCTCGAGCAATGCCAACATCCTTATCgtcgacaacaaccaccccgaTGCGCCTATCCGAGAAGCCCGGAATGCAGACGAGGCTGACAGctccccaccaacaccacggTTTATCCAAGACGAAAATTCGTGGAAACGGTTCAAGTGGGTTCCGTACCCGGTGCGCCGGTGGATAAAGGCTGGTGTCGAATGGACCGAGGGGCCTGCTGTACCTCGACGGTTCCGGATCGAACCGCTGTTCCCCCAGGTGCAGCAGTTCCCGATTGTGTTACTGGATAGGTATCTACCCAACAAACTCCACAGAGCCGCGCTTGTGCTCGTCTTGTATGTCGTCTGGATCGTATCCTTTGCTTTTACGCTCAAAAACGGGCAAGCGGTGAGCGAGATTGCAGAATGGGGAAGACTGGTCAATATTGGTTGCGGCTCGACCTACTGGATCGCAGGTAACGGCTGTGGCCTGGACGGCATCGACTGCAGAccgtttgatgatgggggtttcCCGTTCAGGTGCCCAGGCAACTGTGGGAGTTACCAGGTGTTGAATCCCCGGGCGGTTGGCGATCAAGAAGTCATCTACAAGCCACTGGTCGTCGGCGGGCCTCCTGCTGATGGAGACGGACCGGCCATCTACAGAGGCGATTCCTTCATCTGCGGCTCTGCCATCCATGCGGGCGTCATCTCGGACGCCACAGGCGGTTGTGGTGTCGTCCGCCTGGTGGGACTCCAATCCAACTACAACAGCACCAAACGCAACGGCATCACCTCGGTCCCCTTCGACTCCTACTTCCCCCTCAGCTTCACCTTCGAACCCGACGTCGAATGTTCCTCCCGTGACCCCCGCTGgtccctcctcgccatctcgGTCGTTTTCACGACagtcttctccctcttcgtCAGCCACCCaggcctcttcttcttcacccagTTCAGCGGCCTGTTCTGGACAGTCGGGATGGCAATGGACACTCCTAATTACACCGACCttgcctccctcttctcccgcgAAATCGGCCTCTACCTCCCGGCCATGTTCGTCGCCTGGGTGATGTACGACAAGATGGGCATCCGGCGCACCCTCAAAGGCCTGACCGCCCACGTGGAAAAGACGATCCTCTGGCTCGGCGGCGCGTGGGTTGGGTCGTTGACAAACTACACCTTTGacttcatccccatccagcGGCTCAACAGCCACGACATAAACCAACAACCCGGTGCCCGCGCCGCTTTggcaatcatcatcatcgtcctcttctttgcTGTGGTCTTCCAGATCTGGTTTTTCAGGCAAGAAGCAAGGTTGAGGTCTCACCTCAAATTGTACGGGTTGTTTGCTGTTTGCTTGATTattttcttgctgctgccgggtCAGAACTTGCGTATTCATCATTACATCCTCGCGCTTTTGCTCCTGCCGGGCACCTCGCTTCAGACTCGCCCGTCGTTGTTGTTTCAGGGTCTTTTGCTGGGGTTGTTCATCAACGGGATCGCGAGATGGGGGTTCGATCCGGTTTTGCAGACTGCGCTCGCTCTGAGGGGGGATGCGCCGGTTCAGTCGCCTCTTCCGGTGATTGATGAGCCGAAAATTTctcccaacaccagcatAACCTTCTCATGGGAGGCACCGCCCGCCCCGTCATACGATGGCATCAGCGTGTTGGTCAATGACGTGGAGAGGTTTAGGACATattttgatgatggcaaCTCTGCGCCCGGGGCTGGGAGCAGTGGGGTGGTGTCGAATGTTACGTGGACACGGccgaaggggttggtgaaggacGAGCCGGAATACTTTCGTTTTGCGTGGGTTTCGGGGGGGACGAGGGGCGATTACACcaaggcggggaggtgggatggcggggaggggtgggaggagatgaagaccGGGCCTTCCCTTAGGGTGAgggacgaggttggtgggagggaggggcaggggatggaggaggcgagggaggttaTGATAGTTGAtctgaggaagagggggctTTGA